From a region of the Stenotrophomonas sp. BIO128-Bstrain genome:
- a CDS encoding TonB-dependent receptor: MQKKRPLGLAISLSLLAVITPSAHAADTPDGSTLAGSAAAGAGAAAIDLDRVEVRPQLESQTRAVDLKRSSDAIEDAVSSDAMGVYPDQNVAESLQRLPGVSVTRDQGEGRFVVIRGLDANLNSVSVDGIAIGTPEDSSRAAPLDVIPSDSTERLRVVKSPTPDMPGDAIGGAILVESASAFDREGRNLRGKIEASHQQLSGNTSPKAAINYSEVFADTFGVALGVNYQNRKFESDNTEVEYGEFDGGAEDDLFANSLQQRKYEIERKRIGANLNLDWHPDEDNRYYLRTLYSQFDDAETRQRTLFNFGDGEVTALGNNQYRVDDLPADAIQKRMRYRTKKENTFTTSAGGENRLTNAVVDYKVGYTRTEERVNDEMEARFEYNGDDLGASVDQNSGIPRYTLTSTQWMDNGNYDFDRFVVSPKQVNDSERSAQINVRFDGDSSSYKIGLLGRWRDRDVNVDERELRVGPDVALSDWTTSTPDHRGGSLGQGMSSDAMRRYWAQQGGQYSARPQDAGGNALASLEEDYTASEDIFASYAMGTWDVGALRIIGGVRVENTQFSATGNSVEVAPNGRSFTVTPLSVSRSYTNVLPGLHLRYDAGDDWVLRAAANKTVSRPSFGDVAPRVGLSRGDEEVRIGNPQLDPYESKNIDLSLEKYLGSTGIVSLGVFHKSIDGYIVNTVSNTDPAYPGFEVTRVINGNKATVKGAEFNWQQQLAFLPAGWDGLLVGASGTWLDTDFDPGVAGRERDDFMLPRASKHVYSAHIGYEKAGFSTRVAAVYRSEYLDSLGDSRAYDIYVAPNTQLDFSMDYKITSNVSVYFEAQNLLDKPLELYQGVRSRTLQNEEYGRTYALGLKVAL; the protein is encoded by the coding sequence GTGCAGAAGAAGCGTCCGTTGGGCCTGGCGATCAGCCTTTCATTGCTGGCGGTGATCACCCCGTCCGCCCATGCCGCCGATACGCCCGATGGCAGCACGCTGGCCGGCAGTGCCGCCGCCGGTGCCGGTGCCGCCGCCATCGACCTGGACCGCGTGGAAGTACGCCCGCAGCTGGAGTCGCAGACGCGCGCGGTCGACCTCAAGCGCAGCAGCGATGCGATCGAAGATGCAGTGTCCTCCGATGCCATGGGCGTCTACCCGGACCAGAACGTGGCCGAATCGCTGCAGCGCCTGCCCGGCGTCAGTGTCACCCGGGACCAGGGCGAGGGGCGCTTCGTGGTCATCCGTGGCCTGGATGCCAATCTCAACAGCGTCAGTGTCGACGGCATCGCCATCGGCACCCCGGAAGACTCCAGCCGCGCTGCACCGCTGGACGTGATCCCCTCCGACTCGACCGAGCGCCTGCGCGTGGTCAAGTCGCCCACCCCGGACATGCCGGGCGACGCCATCGGTGGCGCAATCCTGGTCGAGTCGGCTTCGGCGTTCGACCGCGAAGGCCGCAACCTGCGCGGCAAGATCGAAGCCAGCCACCAGCAGCTCTCCGGCAATACCAGCCCGAAGGCCGCGATCAACTACAGCGAAGTGTTCGCCGATACCTTCGGCGTGGCGCTGGGTGTGAACTACCAGAACCGCAAGTTCGAGTCCGACAACACCGAAGTGGAGTACGGCGAGTTCGACGGCGGTGCCGAGGACGACCTGTTCGCCAACAGCCTGCAGCAGCGCAAGTACGAGATCGAGCGCAAGCGCATCGGCGCCAACCTCAACCTGGACTGGCACCCGGACGAGGACAACCGGTATTACCTGCGCACGCTGTACAGCCAGTTCGACGATGCCGAAACCCGCCAGCGCACCCTCTTCAACTTCGGCGATGGCGAGGTCACCGCGCTGGGCAACAACCAGTACCGCGTCGATGACCTGCCGGCCGATGCGATCCAGAAGCGCATGCGCTACCGCACCAAGAAGGAAAACACGTTCACCACCAGCGCCGGCGGCGAGAACCGGTTGACCAATGCGGTGGTCGATTACAAGGTCGGCTACACGCGTACCGAAGAGCGCGTCAACGACGAGATGGAGGCGCGCTTCGAGTACAACGGCGATGACCTGGGTGCCAGCGTCGATCAGAACAGCGGCATCCCGCGCTATACCCTGACCAGCACGCAGTGGATGGACAACGGCAACTACGATTTCGATCGTTTCGTGGTGTCGCCCAAGCAGGTCAACGACAGCGAGCGCAGCGCGCAGATCAACGTGCGCTTCGATGGGGATTCGTCCAGCTACAAGATCGGCCTGCTGGGCCGCTGGCGCGACCGCGACGTCAACGTGGATGAGCGCGAACTGCGGGTCGGCCCGGACGTGGCGTTGTCTGACTGGACCACCTCCACGCCCGATCACCGGGGCGGCAGCCTCGGCCAGGGGATGAGCTCGGACGCCATGCGGCGCTACTGGGCCCAGCAGGGCGGCCAGTACAGCGCCCGCCCGCAGGATGCCGGCGGCAACGCCCTGGCCTCGCTGGAAGAGGACTACACCGCCAGCGAGGACATCTTCGCCAGCTACGCGATGGGCACCTGGGATGTTGGCGCGCTGCGCATCATCGGCGGCGTACGCGTGGAGAACACCCAGTTCAGTGCCACCGGCAACAGCGTGGAGGTGGCGCCCAACGGCCGCAGCTTCACGGTCACCCCGCTGAGCGTGAGCCGCAGCTACACCAATGTGCTGCCTGGCCTGCACCTGCGCTACGACGCAGGCGATGACTGGGTGCTGCGCGCGGCCGCCAACAAGACCGTCTCGCGCCCCTCGTTCGGCGATGTGGCGCCGCGTGTCGGCCTGAGCCGGGGCGATGAGGAAGTGCGGATCGGCAACCCGCAGCTGGACCCGTACGAATCGAAGAACATCGACCTGTCGCTCGAGAAGTACCTCGGCAGCACCGGCATCGTCTCGCTGGGGGTGTTCCACAAGTCGATCGATGGCTATATCGTCAACACGGTGAGCAACACGGATCCGGCGTATCCCGGCTTCGAAGTTACCCGGGTGATCAACGGCAACAAGGCCACGGTCAAGGGTGCCGAGTTCAACTGGCAGCAGCAGCTCGCCTTCCTGCCGGCCGGCTGGGATGGCCTGCTGGTCGGCGCCAGCGGTACCTGGCTGGACACCGATTTCGACCCGGGCGTGGCCGGTCGCGAGCGCGACGACTTCATGTTGCCGCGTGCCTCCAAGCATGTGTACAGCGCGCACATCGGCTATGAAAAGGCCGGCTTCAGCACCCGCGTGGCAGCGGTCTACCGCAGCGAGTATCTGGACTCGCTGGGCGACAGCCGCGCGTATGACATCTACGTCGCACCCAACACCCAGCTCGACTTCAGCATGGACTACAAGATCACCTCGAACGTGAGCGTCTACTTCGAAGCGCAGAACCTGCTCGACAAGCCGCTGGAGTTGTACCAGGGCGTGCGCTCGCGCACCCTGCAGAACGAGGAGTATGGCCGTACCTACGCCCTCGGCCTGAAGGTGGCCCTGTGA
- a CDS encoding deoxyribodipyrimidine photo-lyase, whose product MSVALVWFRRDLRLQDNPALQAALDAGHVPVPVYIHAPREEGEWAPGGASNSWLHRSLAALDADLRARGSSLVLRQGDSQAQLQQLIEQTGAVAVYWNRKYEPATQPRDAKIKRELREQGIEAESHNGSLMFEPWDVATQQGGPYKVFTPFWRNALTRLQLPAPTRVPDRLPAHTAGGETLDAFGLAPSIPWDRQFWDHWQPGEAGAHEALTVFIDGALNGYREQRDLPDRVGTSLLSPHLHFGEIAPWQIVRRLQGERSASRDADIDGYIRELGWREFSYHLLHHFPQTPDHNLNPRFDQFQWAKPDADALRAWQQGRTGIPIVDAGLRELWATGYMHNRVRMIVASYLCKHMRQHWREGARWFWDTLVDADLANNTMGWQWVAGTGADAAPYFRIFNPVTQSQKFDPQARYITRWVPELAALPLKARFAPWQSPQLLAEHAPAYPALPLVDLGEGRDAALAAYRHSGGA is encoded by the coding sequence GTGTCGGTAGCGTTGGTGTGGTTTCGCCGTGACCTGCGGTTGCAGGACAACCCGGCCCTGCAGGCGGCCTTGGATGCCGGCCATGTGCCGGTGCCGGTCTACATCCATGCGCCCCGGGAAGAAGGCGAGTGGGCGCCGGGCGGCGCGTCGAACAGCTGGTTGCACCGCTCGCTGGCGGCGCTGGACGCTGACCTCCGTGCGCGCGGTTCTTCGCTGGTGCTGCGCCAGGGCGACAGCCAGGCGCAGCTGCAGCAGCTGATCGAGCAGACCGGGGCGGTGGCGGTCTACTGGAACCGCAAGTACGAGCCGGCCACGCAGCCGCGCGATGCGAAGATCAAGCGCGAACTGCGCGAGCAGGGCATTGAGGCCGAGAGCCACAACGGCAGCCTGATGTTCGAGCCGTGGGACGTGGCGACCCAGCAGGGTGGGCCGTACAAAGTGTTCACGCCATTCTGGCGCAATGCGTTGACGCGCCTGCAGCTGCCGGCGCCCACCCGCGTGCCTGACCGGCTGCCCGCGCACACGGCGGGCGGCGAAACGCTCGATGCCTTCGGCCTGGCACCCTCGATACCGTGGGACCGGCAGTTCTGGGACCACTGGCAACCAGGCGAGGCCGGTGCGCACGAAGCGCTGACGGTGTTCATCGATGGTGCCCTCAACGGCTATCGCGAGCAGCGTGATCTGCCGGACCGGGTGGGCACCTCGCTGCTGTCGCCGCACCTGCATTTCGGCGAGATTGCCCCGTGGCAGATCGTCCGCCGGCTGCAGGGCGAGCGCAGTGCCAGCCGCGATGCCGACATCGACGGCTACATCCGCGAGCTGGGCTGGCGCGAGTTTTCGTATCACCTGCTGCATCACTTCCCGCAGACGCCGGACCACAACCTCAACCCGCGCTTCGATCAGTTCCAATGGGCCAAGCCCGATGCGGACGCGCTGCGTGCATGGCAGCAGGGCCGCACCGGCATTCCGATCGTGGATGCGGGCCTGCGTGAGCTGTGGGCCACCGGCTACATGCACAACCGCGTGCGCATGATCGTCGCCAGCTACCTGTGCAAGCACATGCGCCAGCATTGGCGCGAAGGTGCGCGCTGGTTCTGGGACACGCTGGTCGATGCAGACCTGGCCAACAACACCATGGGCTGGCAGTGGGTGGCCGGCACGGGGGCCGACGCTGCGCCGTACTTCCGGATCTTCAATCCGGTGACGCAGTCGCAGAAGTTCGATCCGCAGGCGCGTTACATCACGCGCTGGGTGCCGGAACTGGCCGCGCTGCCGCTGAAGGCACGCTTCGCGCCCTGGCAATCGCCGCAGCTGCTGGCCGAGCACGCCCCAGCCTATCCCGCCTTGCCGCTGGTGGATCTGGGCGAAGGCCGCGACGCCGCCTTGGCCGCGTATCGGCACTCAGGCGGGGCGTGA
- a CDS encoding tetratricopeptide repeat protein gives MDISALQRLLEQGRDSALLRFGLGKALLDAGHTAEAVIHLQRCVAQDPRYSAGWKWLGKAHLAAGDSEAAAQAWQQGSAVAGTNGDKQAVKEMAVFLRRLQKASAGPA, from the coding sequence ATGGATATCTCCGCACTGCAACGTCTGCTCGAGCAGGGCCGCGACAGCGCCCTGCTCCGCTTCGGCCTGGGCAAGGCCCTGCTCGACGCGGGTCACACCGCGGAAGCGGTCATCCATCTGCAGCGCTGTGTCGCACAGGATCCACGGTACTCGGCGGGCTGGAAATGGCTGGGCAAAGCCCATCTGGCGGCCGGGGATTCGGAGGCGGCGGCACAGGCATGGCAGCAAGGCAGTGCTGTCGCCGGGACCAACGGCGACAAGCAGGCGGTCAAGGAAATGGCCGTGTTCCTGCGGCGGCTGCAGAAGGCGAGCGCCGGCCCGGCGTGA
- a CDS encoding metallophosphoesterase family protein has translation MGLLLCSGSAVAKNEAETGAEPNTQVPAGNRHYAASGFPDRLVASPAQDAAHGFSVAWRTDTSVKAPVLEWVLAGDSPDVGTPTRITATTQALSTELGTSHHHRADVTGLQPDTLYLWRVQGQNTWSAWNQLRTAGRAEQPLTLLYFGDTQNKNLSHVSRVMRAGIKAAPDARLSLFAGDLVSGGDGQDDSEWGEWFAAAGWLPQETAVAPAIGNHEYFEEFEDTPQERRVLGRHWPVTFALPRNGVDAADTSTYWFDYQGVRIAVLDGTSALDLGTAKAQAAWLDTVLADNPHPWSIVLLHQPFYSPREGRENTELRDVLLPVVRRHQVDLVLQGHDHTYGRRGEGQGATPQFVVTVAGPKQYRLSDEARATMAPVGEDTQLFQVLKIDPTHLRYEARTVTGRLYDGFELTRGTDGRKQKTELTQGRIAPRDCTRAHTLKGRADRCWE, from the coding sequence CTGGGGCTGCTGCTGTGCAGTGGCAGCGCCGTGGCAAAGAACGAGGCCGAGACCGGTGCCGAACCCAACACCCAGGTCCCGGCCGGCAACCGCCATTACGCTGCGAGCGGATTCCCGGACCGGCTGGTCGCCTCCCCGGCGCAGGACGCTGCCCACGGCTTCTCGGTCGCCTGGCGCACCGATACCTCGGTCAAGGCACCGGTGCTGGAATGGGTGCTGGCCGGCGACTCTCCGGATGTCGGCACGCCGACCCGCATCACCGCCACCACCCAGGCGCTGAGCACCGAACTCGGCACGTCCCACCATCACCGTGCGGACGTGACTGGCCTGCAGCCGGACACGCTGTATCTGTGGCGCGTGCAGGGACAGAACACCTGGAGTGCCTGGAACCAGCTGCGCACCGCCGGCCGTGCCGAGCAGCCGCTGACCCTGTTGTATTTCGGTGATACCCAGAACAAGAACCTCAGCCACGTCTCCCGGGTGATGCGGGCCGGCATCAAGGCCGCCCCGGACGCGCGCCTGAGCCTGTTCGCCGGTGACCTGGTCAGTGGGGGCGATGGGCAGGACGACAGCGAGTGGGGCGAGTGGTTCGCCGCCGCCGGCTGGCTGCCGCAGGAAACCGCGGTCGCCCCGGCGATCGGCAACCATGAGTACTTCGAGGAGTTCGAAGACACCCCGCAGGAGCGTCGCGTGCTCGGTCGCCACTGGCCGGTGACGTTCGCGCTGCCGCGCAACGGCGTGGACGCCGCGGACACCAGCACCTACTGGTTCGACTACCAGGGCGTGCGTATCGCGGTGCTCGATGGCACCTCCGCGCTCGATCTGGGCACGGCCAAGGCGCAGGCGGCGTGGCTGGACACGGTGCTGGCCGACAACCCGCACCCGTGGAGCATCGTCCTGCTGCACCAGCCGTTCTATTCCCCGCGCGAAGGCCGCGAGAACACCGAGCTGCGCGATGTGCTGCTGCCGGTGGTGCGCCGTCACCAGGTCGATCTGGTGCTGCAGGGCCATGACCATACCTATGGCCGCCGCGGTGAAGGCCAGGGCGCGACGCCGCAGTTCGTGGTCACCGTGGCCGGGCCGAAGCAGTACCGGCTGTCCGATGAGGCCCGCGCCACCATGGCGCCGGTCGGCGAGGACACGCAGCTGTTCCAGGTGCTGAAGATCGACCCGACCCATCTGCGTTACGAGGCGCGCACGGTCACCGGACGCCTGTACGACGGTTTCGAGTTGACACGTGGCACCGATGGTCGCAAACAGAAGACCGAACTGACGCAGGGACGCATCGCCCCCCGTGACTGCACGCGCGCGCATACCCTCAAGGGGCGCGCCGACCGTTGCTGGGAATGA
- a CDS encoding superoxide dismutase: protein MAYTLPALPYAYDALEPHFDARTMEIHHARHHQTYVTNLNAALTDAGIESADIDALIADIGSLPEGVRNAVRNNGGGHANHSLFWTVLTASGGTPEGAVAQAIDRDLGGYAAFKEAFTKAAQTRFGSGWAWLTLSRDGKLLVESSPNQDNPLMGDVAGLSGGTPILGLDVWEHAYYLNYQNRRPDYIAAFFELIDWTEVARRYQAAGGR, encoded by the coding sequence ATGGCTTACACCCTCCCCGCCCTGCCCTACGCCTACGACGCACTCGAACCGCACTTCGATGCACGCACGATGGAAATCCATCATGCCAGGCACCACCAGACCTACGTCACCAATCTCAATGCCGCCCTCACCGATGCCGGGATCGAGAGCGCGGATATCGACGCGCTGATCGCCGATATCGGGTCCCTGCCCGAAGGGGTGCGCAACGCCGTCCGCAACAACGGTGGCGGGCATGCCAACCACAGCCTGTTCTGGACGGTGCTGACCGCCAGCGGCGGCACGCCGGAAGGCGCTGTGGCGCAGGCGATCGATCGCGACCTCGGCGGCTACGCCGCGTTCAAGGAGGCCTTCACCAAGGCCGCGCAGACCCGCTTCGGCAGTGGCTGGGCGTGGTTGACGTTGAGCCGCGATGGCAAGCTTCTGGTGGAGAGCAGCCCGAACCAGGACAACCCCTTGATGGGCGACGTTGCGGGCCTCTCCGGTGGCACGCCGATCCTGGGGCTGGATGTGTGGGAACACGCTTACTACCTGAACTACCAGAACCGCCGCCCGGATTACATCGCTGCGTTCTTCGAGCTGATCGACTGGACCGAAGTCGCGCGCCGTTACCAGGCCGCCGGCGGCCGTTGA
- a CDS encoding inorganic diphosphatase produces the protein MIHRRSIGRAVLAASLLLLTGAGVAGNAVLHPFLAAQPNNAPEEVNLAVEIPAGSVTKYEIKEDGLVHVDRFQSMPVAYPANYGSMPRTLAGDNDPLDALVLTREPLHPGVIVRFRPIGFLKMVDDGEQDEKVIGVPTDKIDPTYATIRDLDDLPLIERQRIEAFFRVYKDLPAGRNPVQLNGWGNAAEAKALIRASMQRFDAQQRHAKGD, from the coding sequence ATGATCCATCGCCGTTCCATCGGGCGGGCTGTGTTGGCCGCGTCCCTGCTGCTGCTCACCGGCGCCGGCGTGGCCGGCAACGCAGTGCTGCACCCGTTCCTTGCCGCGCAGCCGAACAATGCCCCGGAAGAGGTGAATCTGGCCGTGGAGATCCCGGCTGGCAGCGTCACCAAATACGAGATCAAGGAGGACGGCCTGGTCCACGTGGACCGCTTCCAGTCGATGCCGGTGGCCTACCCGGCCAACTACGGCTCGATGCCGCGCACGTTGGCGGGCGACAACGACCCGCTCGACGCGCTGGTGCTGACCCGGGAGCCGCTGCATCCTGGCGTGATCGTGCGGTTCCGTCCGATCGGCTTCCTGAAGATGGTCGATGACGGCGAGCAGGATGAAAAGGTGATCGGCGTGCCGACTGACAAGATCGACCCCACCTACGCCACCATCCGCGATCTGGACGACCTGCCGCTGATCGAACGGCAGCGCATCGAAGCCTTCTTCCGCGTCTACAAGGACCTGCCGGCCGGCCGCAACCCGGTCCAGCTCAACGGTTGGGGCAATGCCGCCGAGGCCAAGGCGCTGATCCGTGCTTCGATGCAGCGTTTCGATGCGCAGCAGCGGCACGCGAAAGGCGACTGA
- a CDS encoding OmpA family protein encodes MIRPATRNVALALMTAAALTACATGGSYVQSDQYGNPVEQQNRTGRNALIGTAVGVAAGLLSGNSATERRQHAMIGAGIGALSGAAVGQYQDRQERALRERTANTGIDVSRDGDNLTLNLPDGITFDFGKSTLKPQFYSSLNGVASTLAEYNQTMIEVVGHTDSIGSDAVNNRLSKERADSVAAYLAGQGVQRARIETLGAGKAYPIADNNTDAGRAQNRRVEIRVIPLQQ; translated from the coding sequence ATGATTCGACCCGCAACCCGCAACGTGGCCCTGGCCCTGATGACTGCTGCCGCCCTGACGGCCTGCGCCACCGGTGGCTCCTACGTGCAGAGTGACCAGTACGGCAACCCCGTCGAACAGCAGAACCGCACCGGCCGCAACGCCCTGATCGGCACTGCCGTCGGCGTCGCCGCCGGCCTGCTCAGCGGCAACAGCGCCACCGAGCGCCGCCAGCACGCCATGATCGGCGCCGGTATCGGTGCACTGAGCGGCGCGGCCGTCGGCCAGTACCAGGACCGCCAGGAACGCGCCCTGCGCGAACGTACCGCCAATACCGGTATCGACGTCTCCCGTGATGGTGACAACCTGACCCTGAATCTGCCGGACGGCATCACCTTCGATTTCGGCAAGTCCACCCTGAAGCCGCAGTTCTACAGCTCGCTCAATGGCGTGGCCAGCACGCTGGCCGAGTACAACCAGACGATGATCGAAGTGGTCGGCCATACCGACAGCATCGGCAGCGACGCGGTCAACAACCGCCTGTCCAAGGAACGTGCCGATTCGGTCGCCGCCTACCTGGCCGGCCAGGGCGTGCAGCGCGCCCGCATCGAAACCCTGGGTGCCGGCAAGGCCTACCCGATTGCCGACAACAACACCGATGCCGGCCGCGCGCAGAACCGCCGTGTCGAGATCCGTGTGATTCCGTTGCAACAATAA
- a CDS encoding PsiF family protein: protein MKTLSLLACLLFLGGPVIASAATPQQQRMADCSARNKGKTGEDYKTAQKACLSAPAPTASTPQERMKTCNADAAAKKLAGDARKTFMSGCLKAH, encoded by the coding sequence ATGAAGACCCTGTCCCTGCTGGCCTGCCTGCTGTTTCTGGGTGGCCCTGTGATCGCCAGCGCGGCGACCCCGCAGCAACAGCGGATGGCCGATTGCTCGGCCAGGAACAAAGGCAAGACCGGCGAGGACTACAAAACTGCACAGAAGGCCTGCCTGAGCGCTCCGGCGCCGACGGCGAGCACGCCGCAGGAGCGCATGAAGACCTGCAACGCCGATGCGGCCGCGAAGAAGCTGGCCGGCGATGCGCGCAAGACGTTCATGAGCGGGTGTTTGAAGGCGCATTGA
- the upp gene encoding uracil phosphoribosyltransferase: protein MKIVEVRHPLVQHKIGLMRDASLSTKDFRELANELGGLLAYEATADLDTEAHTMAGWAGPVTVQRIAGAKITVVPILRAGLGMLSGVLSLIPAARVSVVGLQRDEETLQPVPYFERLTGRLEERDALILDPMLATGGTLIATIDMLKRAGARRIKGIFLVAAPEGIAAVQAVHPDVEIFTAAIDAQLNEKGYILPGLGDAGDRIFGTRVVG, encoded by the coding sequence ATGAAAATCGTCGAAGTGCGCCATCCGCTGGTGCAGCACAAGATCGGCCTGATGCGCGATGCGTCCCTGAGCACCAAGGACTTCCGCGAGCTGGCCAATGAACTCGGTGGGCTGCTGGCCTATGAGGCCACCGCCGACCTGGATACCGAAGCCCACACCATGGCCGGCTGGGCCGGCCCGGTCACGGTGCAGCGCATCGCCGGGGCCAAGATCACCGTGGTGCCGATCCTGCGTGCCGGGCTGGGCATGCTCAGTGGCGTGCTCTCGCTGATCCCCGCCGCGCGGGTGAGCGTGGTCGGCCTGCAGCGCGATGAGGAAACCCTGCAGCCGGTGCCCTACTTCGAGCGCCTGACCGGCCGCCTGGAAGAGCGCGATGCGCTGATCCTGGACCCGATGCTGGCCACCGGCGGCACCCTGATCGCCACCATTGACATGCTCAAACGCGCTGGCGCCCGCCGCATCAAGGGCATCTTCCTGGTCGCCGCGCCGGAAGGCATCGCCGCCGTGCAGGCCGTGCATCCGGACGTGGAGATCTTCACCGCCGCCATCGATGCCCAGCTCAACGAGAAGGGCTACATCCTGCCGGGCCTGGGCGATGCGGGCGACCGCATCTTCGGGACCCGCGTGGTCGGTTGA
- a CDS encoding phytase, with protein MRASHCLSLLALALLTACRPAAAPGAATPDPAAPAAPTAAADASAARQVATVAEAFLTPMTPDDNIDSPASWTTPDGQVWLIATAKATDKLVVYDGQTGAKLRDVGSLGTAPGQFDRPNGIAVVDDLVLIVERDNHRVQVLQLPDFTPLGVFGADELRKPYGVWVNKLGSGYDVYVTDSYDAGEDAQGNDVLPPLAELDKRVRRYALTVQGGKAQASLTASIGDTTEAGALRVVESIWGDPANDRLLIAEEDETYASEFKVYTLEGRFSGTTFGRDAFQAQAEGVMLRTCGKDGWWITTEQGKQRSVFHLFDRHTLKHVGAFQGNTVANTDGIWSMQAPSARFPNGALYAVHDDQGVVAFDWASIAKQLSLPLECGA; from the coding sequence ATGCGCGCCTCCCATTGCCTGAGCCTGCTCGCGCTGGCGCTGTTGACCGCCTGCAGGCCTGCCGCCGCCCCCGGAGCAGCGACGCCGGACCCTGCGGCACCCGCGGCGCCGACAGCTGCTGCCGACGCCTCCGCCGCGCGCCAGGTCGCCACGGTCGCCGAGGCGTTCCTGACCCCGATGACCCCGGACGACAACATCGACTCGCCGGCCAGCTGGACCACGCCCGACGGCCAGGTCTGGCTGATCGCCACCGCCAAGGCCACCGACAAGCTGGTGGTCTATGACGGACAGACCGGCGCGAAGCTGCGCGATGTCGGCAGCCTCGGCACGGCGCCGGGCCAGTTCGACCGCCCCAACGGCATCGCCGTGGTCGATGACCTGGTGCTGATCGTTGAGCGTGACAATCACCGTGTACAGGTGCTGCAGCTGCCGGACTTCACCCCGCTGGGCGTGTTCGGCGCCGATGAGCTGCGCAAGCCGTACGGGGTGTGGGTGAACAAGCTCGGCAGCGGCTACGACGTGTACGTCACCGATTCCTACGACGCTGGCGAAGACGCGCAGGGCAACGATGTGCTGCCGCCGCTGGCCGAGCTGGACAAGCGCGTGCGCCGGTATGCGCTCACTGTGCAGGGCGGCAAGGCGCAGGCCTCGCTCACCGCCAGCATCGGTGACACCACCGAAGCGGGCGCGCTGCGCGTGGTCGAATCGATCTGGGGCGACCCCGCCAACGACCGCCTGCTGATCGCCGAAGAGGACGAAACCTACGCCAGCGAGTTCAAGGTCTACACGCTGGAAGGTCGCTTCAGCGGCACCACGTTCGGCCGCGATGCCTTCCAGGCCCAGGCCGAAGGCGTGATGCTGCGGACCTGCGGCAAGGATGGCTGGTGGATCACCACCGAGCAGGGGAAGCAGCGCAGCGTGTTCCACCTGTTCGACCGCCACACCTTGAAGCACGTCGGCGCCTTCCAGGGCAACACGGTGGCCAACACCGACGGCATCTGGTCGATGCAGGCGCCGTCCGCGCGTTTCCCGAACGGCGCGCTGTACGCCGTGCACGATGACCAGGGCGTAGTGGCCTTCGATTGGGCCAGCATCGCCAAGCAGTTGTCGCTGCCGCTGGAGTGTGGCGCGTGA
- a CDS encoding LysR family transcriptional regulator encodes MAHDLNDTLIFVKVVEQGSFIAAATALGLPKTTVSRKVQELETRLGARLLHRTTRRLGLTEAGSVYHEHCQRIARELEEAEGAVNQLQSGPRGWLRFTVPYSIGITWIAPLLGQFHAQYPEIQLDMHLGNEKLDLIAGEADLALRVGTLPDSNLVARKLGSLRTQVFASPAYIERYGEPLHPDELQFHRILAMRKARNLNNNRFFWQLGENGGELLDFPVNPLLVANDPSALNGALVCGEGLLLTGDVMAKPFVESGMVRRVLAGWTGPEVDFNAVFAGGRLVSPKVRAFVDFLVEKMNFDANYMLAQCPAAKLAKQQQTQVETELQATGKRILETVTAG; translated from the coding sequence ATGGCCCACGATCTCAACGACACGCTGATCTTCGTCAAAGTGGTCGAGCAAGGCAGTTTCATCGCCGCCGCCACGGCACTGGGGCTACCCAAGACCACGGTCAGCCGCAAAGTGCAGGAACTTGAAACGCGCCTGGGCGCACGGCTGCTGCACCGGACCACCCGCCGCCTCGGCCTCACCGAAGCCGGCTCGGTCTATCACGAGCATTGCCAGCGCATCGCACGCGAGCTGGAGGAAGCCGAAGGCGCGGTCAACCAGCTGCAGTCCGGGCCGCGCGGCTGGCTGCGCTTCACCGTGCCCTATTCGATCGGCATCACCTGGATCGCGCCGCTGCTGGGTCAGTTCCATGCGCAGTACCCGGAAATCCAGCTGGACATGCACCTGGGCAATGAAAAGCTGGATCTGATCGCCGGTGAGGCGGATCTGGCGCTGCGCGTGGGCACCCTGCCCGACTCCAACCTGGTGGCACGCAAGCTTGGCAGTCTGCGTACGCAGGTGTTTGCCAGCCCGGCGTATATCGAACGCTACGGCGAGCCGCTGCATCCGGATGAGCTGCAGTTCCACCGCATCCTGGCGATGCGCAAGGCGCGCAACCTCAACAACAACCGGTTCTTCTGGCAGCTGGGCGAGAACGGCGGCGAACTGCTGGATTTCCCGGTCAACCCGCTGCTGGTGGCCAACGACCCGTCCGCCTTGAATGGTGCCTTGGTATGCGGCGAAGGCCTGCTGCTGACCGGTGACGTGATGGCCAAGCCGTTCGTCGAATCGGGCATGGTGCGCCGCGTACTGGCCGGCTGGACCGGGCCGGAAGTGGACTTCAACGCGGTGTTCGCCGGCGGCCGGCTGGTGTCGCCGAAGGTCCGCGCGTTCGTCGATTTCCTGGTGGAGAAGATGAACTTCGATGCGAACTACATGCTCGCGCAGTGCCCGGCGGCCAAGCTGGCCAAGCAGCAGCAGACCCAGGTGGAAACCGAGCTGCAGGCGACCGGGAAGCGCATCCTGGAGACGGTGACCGCGGGGTGA